The DNA segment TGAAGGCGCAGCAATGAAGCTCGCAAAACGAGATCAAACTGTTGCCGTTATTGAGCGTTATAAAAAAGTTGGTGGAGGCTGTACGCATTGGGGAACTATTCCTTCAAAAGCGCTACGTCAATCGGTTAGTCAACTGATCCAATTTAACTCAAACCCTTTATTTGCCAATAACGAAAAACCAAAGCATTTAACTTTTCCTGATATTTTAGGGCATGCTTCGTCGGTAATTGATAAGCAGGTTAATTTACGCTCTGGTTTTTATAACCGTAATCGAGTAACTAATTTTCACGGCCAAGCCGAATTTGTTGATGCAAACCATGTAAAGGTTACGTTAGAAGATGGCTCAACGGAAACCATCAGTGCTAGCAACATAATTATTGCTACAGGATCTCGTCCGTACCACCCTGACAACGTTGATTTTAGTCACCCAAGGGTATATGACTCTGACAGTATCCTTTCACTAAAGCATGATCCAAGACAGATCATTATCTATGGTGCAGGTGTCATTGGCAGCGAGTATGCCTCTATCTTTAGAGGGCTTGATGTTAAGGTCGATTTAATAAACACCCGCGATCGTTTATTGTCATTCCTTGATGATGAAATGTCAGATTCATTAAGTTATCACCTTTGGAATAATGGTGTAGTTATTCGTCATGGTGAACAAATTGAAAAAGTAGAAACAACCGATCATGCTGTAATTGTGCATTTAGAATCGGGTAAAAAAGTTAAAGCTGATTGTTTACTGTTTGCTAATGGTCGTACCGGTAATACTGCAGAACTAAATTTAGCCGCAGCAGGACTAACGGCAGATGGCCGTGGTCAAATTAAAGTCAATGGTGCGTATCAAACGGAAGTAGATAACGTTTACGCTGTAGGTGATGTTATTGGCTATCCTAGTTTAGCGAGTGCCGCCTACGATCAAGGCAGAATTGCTGCCAGTGCAATTATTCATAACGGCACTGCAAATAAATTAATTGCTGATATACCAACTGGAATTTATACCATCCCTGAGATCAGCTCTGTTGGTAAAACAGAATTAGAACTTACTGAAGCAAAAGTCCCTTATGAAGTAGGACGTGCGCAGTTTAAACACTTAGCTAGAGCACAAATTTCGAATAGTTTAGTTGGCTCTTTAAAAATATTGTTTCATCGTGAAACCAAAGAAATTCTGGGCATCCATTGTTTTGGTGAAAA comes from the Thalassotalea nanhaiensis genome and includes:
- the sthA gene encoding Si-specific NAD(P)(+) transhydrogenase, coding for MAKQQSSNKNKTSYDFDAIIIGTGPGGEGAAMKLAKRDQTVAVIERYKKVGGGCTHWGTIPSKALRQSVSQLIQFNSNPLFANNEKPKHLTFPDILGHASSVIDKQVNLRSGFYNRNRVTNFHGQAEFVDANHVKVTLEDGSTETISASNIIIATGSRPYHPDNVDFSHPRVYDSDSILSLKHDPRQIIIYGAGVIGSEYASIFRGLDVKVDLINTRDRLLSFLDDEMSDSLSYHLWNNGVVIRHGEQIEKVETTDHAVIVHLESGKKVKADCLLFANGRTGNTAELNLAAAGLTADGRGQIKVNGAYQTEVDNVYAVGDVIGYPSLASAAYDQGRIAASAIIHNGTANKLIADIPTGIYTIPEISSVGKTELELTEAKVPYEVGRAQFKHLARAQISNSLVGSLKILFHRETKEILGIHCFGENAAEIIHIGQAIMQQKNGGNTIDYFIETTFNYPTMAEAFRVAALNGLNRLF